The following are from one region of the Planctomonas sp. JC2975 genome:
- the gcvP gene encoding aminomethyl-transferring glycine dehydrogenase: protein MRSTFADRHIGPDADATDEMLRTLGFDSVEELVRTAVPKGIQLPADVDLPGRTLPIEGVSEREALAELRSLASRNSMRTSFLGQGYYGTLTPAVIQRNVLENPSWYTAYTPYQPEISQGRLEALINFQQMVCDFTGLDIANASMLDESTAVAEGMLLARRASRAKSNVFLVDTDSFPQTLAIVRGRAAAVGIELVELDLAATDPSDLPEAFGAFLQYPSASGRVWDPSAVVDAVHAAGGLAVVAADLLALALIKAPGEFGADIAVGTTQRFGVPMGFGGPHAGYMAVRKGLERQMPGRLVGVSQDAAGKPAYRLTLQTREQHIRREKATSNICTAQVLLAVMASMYAVYHGPRGIRAIAQNVHADTALLADLLTQRGAAVLGDSYFDTIRVHVDDAEARAAELHGAGILALVVDDTTLSFSVDEANGDIATLALIADIATGGAAAEHQIDAGGPAAGAPDGVRRFPESLARTSDYLGHPVFSSYHSETSMMRYLKLLADRDYALDRGMIPLGSCTMKLNAATEMAAVTWPEFAQLHPFAPASDVAGYLDLIAQLETWLAELTGYDTVSLQPNAGSQGELAGLLAIRGYHDDNGDTHRTVCLIPQSAHGTNAASAVLAGMRVVVVATDASGNVDLDDLRAKVAEHASELAALMITYPSTHGVYEHEVVAVIDAVHEAGGQVYIDGANLNAVLGFARFGDFGGDVSHLNLHKTFCIPHGGGGPGVGPVAAKAHLAPFLPGHPLMQSNDHVGYAHQGAPISAAPYGSPSILPISWAYVRMMGAEGLARATGAAVVSANYIAARLRDHYPVLYAGERGLVAHECILDIRPLTDATGVTVDDVAKRLIDYGFHAPTMSFPVAGTLMVEPTESEDIAELDRFIEAMISIKAEADAVGAGAYPAEDNPLRGAPHTAESVVGEWMHPYSREQAVYPVPSLVRAKYWPPVRRIDQAWGDRNLFCACPPPEAFA from the coding sequence CTGCGCTCGACCTTCGCAGACCGCCACATCGGACCCGACGCGGATGCCACTGACGAGATGCTGCGCACCCTCGGCTTCGACTCGGTCGAGGAGCTCGTGCGCACCGCCGTCCCCAAGGGCATCCAGCTCCCCGCCGATGTCGACCTCCCCGGCCGCACGTTGCCCATCGAGGGGGTGAGCGAGCGTGAGGCGCTCGCCGAACTGCGCTCCCTCGCCTCCCGCAACTCCATGCGCACCTCGTTCCTCGGGCAGGGGTACTACGGCACGCTGACGCCGGCCGTGATCCAGCGCAACGTGCTGGAGAATCCCAGCTGGTACACGGCATACACGCCGTATCAGCCGGAGATCTCGCAGGGCCGACTCGAGGCCCTGATCAACTTCCAGCAGATGGTGTGCGACTTCACCGGGTTGGACATCGCGAACGCGTCGATGCTCGACGAGAGCACCGCCGTCGCGGAGGGCATGCTTCTCGCCCGTCGCGCCTCGCGTGCGAAGTCCAACGTCTTCCTCGTCGACACGGATTCCTTCCCGCAGACGCTCGCGATCGTACGCGGCCGTGCGGCGGCCGTCGGCATCGAGCTCGTCGAGCTGGACCTGGCCGCAACGGATCCGTCGGACCTCCCGGAGGCCTTCGGCGCGTTCCTGCAGTATCCGTCGGCGTCCGGGCGTGTCTGGGATCCGTCTGCCGTGGTCGATGCAGTGCACGCGGCAGGCGGTCTCGCCGTAGTGGCGGCCGACCTCCTCGCGCTGGCCCTCATCAAGGCTCCCGGCGAGTTCGGTGCCGACATCGCGGTCGGTACGACGCAACGCTTCGGCGTGCCGATGGGCTTCGGCGGTCCTCATGCCGGCTACATGGCCGTTCGCAAGGGGCTCGAGCGTCAAATGCCGGGGCGCCTGGTCGGCGTCAGCCAGGATGCCGCGGGCAAGCCCGCCTACCGCCTCACCCTGCAGACGCGCGAGCAGCACATCCGCCGGGAGAAGGCCACAAGCAACATCTGCACGGCGCAGGTGCTGCTGGCAGTGATGGCCTCGATGTACGCCGTGTACCACGGCCCGCGAGGCATCCGCGCCATCGCGCAGAACGTCCACGCCGACACGGCGCTGCTCGCCGACCTCTTGACTCAGCGCGGCGCGGCCGTGCTCGGAGACTCGTACTTCGACACGATCCGGGTGCACGTCGACGACGCTGAAGCACGCGCAGCTGAGCTGCACGGCGCAGGGATCCTCGCGCTCGTGGTCGACGACACCACGCTCTCGTTCAGTGTGGACGAGGCCAACGGCGACATCGCGACGCTGGCGCTCATCGCGGACATCGCGACCGGAGGAGCAGCAGCGGAGCACCAGATCGACGCCGGCGGACCGGCCGCGGGTGCGCCTGACGGCGTGCGGCGCTTCCCCGAGTCGCTCGCGCGCACGAGCGACTACCTCGGGCATCCGGTGTTCTCCTCGTACCACTCAGAGACGTCGATGATGCGGTACCTCAAGCTGCTCGCCGATCGCGACTACGCGCTCGACCGAGGCATGATCCCGCTCGGCTCGTGCACGATGAAGCTCAATGCAGCGACCGAGATGGCCGCCGTCACGTGGCCGGAGTTCGCCCAGCTCCATCCGTTCGCACCTGCTTCGGACGTCGCAGGCTACCTCGACCTCATCGCGCAGCTCGAGACCTGGCTCGCGGAGCTCACGGGATACGACACCGTCTCCCTGCAGCCGAACGCGGGAAGCCAGGGCGAGCTCGCCGGACTCCTCGCCATCCGCGGGTACCACGACGACAACGGCGACACCCACCGCACCGTGTGCCTCATCCCGCAGTCGGCCCACGGCACCAACGCAGCATCCGCCGTGCTGGCCGGCATGCGCGTCGTGGTCGTGGCGACGGATGCCTCGGGCAACGTCGACCTCGACGACCTCCGCGCCAAGGTGGCGGAGCACGCCTCAGAGCTCGCAGCACTGATGATCACCTACCCGTCGACGCACGGCGTGTACGAGCACGAGGTCGTCGCGGTCATCGACGCGGTGCACGAGGCCGGCGGGCAGGTCTACATCGACGGTGCCAACCTCAACGCCGTGCTCGGGTTCGCCCGCTTCGGCGACTTCGGCGGCGACGTCTCGCACCTCAACCTGCACAAGACGTTCTGCATCCCGCACGGCGGTGGCGGACCCGGAGTGGGACCCGTTGCGGCGAAGGCGCATCTCGCGCCCTTCCTGCCCGGCCATCCGCTCATGCAGTCGAACGACCACGTCGGCTACGCGCACCAGGGTGCGCCGATCTCGGCTGCGCCGTATGGGAGCCCGAGCATCCTGCCCATCTCGTGGGCTTACGTGCGCATGATGGGCGCCGAGGGCCTCGCCAGGGCAACCGGTGCCGCCGTGGTCTCGGCGAACTACATCGCCGCCCGCCTTCGGGACCACTACCCGGTCTTGTATGCCGGCGAGCGAGGGCTCGTGGCCCACGAGTGCATCCTCGACATCCGTCCTCTCACGGACGCCACGGGAGTCACCGTCGACGACGTCGCCAAGCGACTCATCGACTACGGATTCCACGCTCCCACCATGAGCTTCCCCGTTGCGGGCACGCTGATGGTCGAACCGACCGAGAGCGAGGACATCGCCGAGCTCGACCGGTTCATCGAAGCGATGATCTCGATCAAGGCGGAAGCCGATGCCGTCGGAGCCGGCGCGTATCCCGCCGAGGACAACCCGTTGCGCGGTGCACCGCACACGGCGGAGTCCGTCGTGGGGGAGTGGATGCATCCGTACTCGCGGGAGCAGGCCGTGTATCCGGTGCCGTCCCTCGTGCGGGCCAAGTACTGGCCGCCCGTGCGCCGGATCGACCAGGCGTGGGGCGACCGCAACCTGTTCTGCGCGTGCCCGCCACCCGAGGCGTTCGCCTAG
- a CDS encoding ABC transporter permease: MVAFLTRRFFASLVVLAVASYIVYVLTCFSGNPLQDLLQSHAKNKELLIEQRVELLHLDVSPFLRYFIWLGGILQGFVGHFTLGYAINGQPVTDELGSAMWATLQLVTTAAVIAIIFGVLIGITTALRQYTAYDYGATFLSFLFFSLPIFWLAVMLKQYVAIGFNNFLANPVIGPVVIVVLSLVSGIVWLGIIGGNAKQRLIVFGIATVATGAVLAFISATRWFDDPGLGIVVVTLLSVGFAFLVTAVSTGLENRKSLYSSLTVVAIGAALYYPLQYLFPYMSLWLFILLGIVAVGVGILVGWLYGGHDRWASARTAAITAFLMAAVTALDRYMQAWNVYANSSSANGRPIATIGSVTPGLSGDFWITGIDQFTHLLLPTLALMLASLAAYSRYARASMLDVMNQDYIRTARSKGLTERTVVVRHAFRNALIPIVTIITLDFGALIGGAVVTETVFNWQGMGALFQGAINITDVNVVMGVFLVVGIATIVFNALADVVYSSLDPRIRVSA, encoded by the coding sequence ATGGTCGCATTCCTCACCAGGAGGTTCTTCGCCTCGTTGGTGGTGTTGGCCGTCGCCTCCTACATCGTTTATGTGCTCACCTGTTTTTCGGGCAACCCTCTGCAGGACCTTCTGCAGAGTCACGCGAAGAACAAGGAGCTGCTCATCGAGCAACGTGTAGAGCTGCTCCACCTCGACGTGTCACCGTTCCTGCGGTACTTCATTTGGCTCGGCGGCATCCTTCAGGGATTCGTCGGGCACTTCACCCTCGGCTACGCCATCAACGGCCAGCCGGTCACCGATGAGCTCGGCTCCGCCATGTGGGCGACCCTGCAGCTGGTCACCACGGCCGCCGTAATCGCCATCATCTTCGGTGTTCTCATCGGGATCACGACGGCGCTGCGCCAGTACACCGCGTACGACTACGGCGCAACGTTCCTCTCATTCCTCTTCTTCTCCCTGCCGATCTTCTGGCTCGCCGTGATGCTCAAGCAGTACGTCGCAATCGGCTTCAACAACTTCCTGGCCAACCCCGTGATCGGGCCGGTAGTGATAGTTGTCCTCTCCCTCGTGTCCGGCATCGTCTGGCTCGGGATCATCGGCGGGAATGCGAAACAAAGACTCATCGTCTTCGGTATCGCCACGGTTGCGACCGGAGCGGTTCTCGCGTTCATCTCAGCGACGAGATGGTTCGACGATCCAGGACTGGGCATCGTGGTGGTGACGCTTCTCAGCGTCGGATTCGCGTTCCTGGTGACAGCGGTGTCAACGGGTCTGGAGAATCGCAAGTCGTTGTACTCGTCGCTGACAGTCGTCGCGATCGGTGCCGCGCTGTACTACCCACTGCAGTACCTGTTCCCGTACATGAGCCTCTGGCTGTTCATCCTGCTCGGCATCGTGGCAGTCGGCGTCGGCATCCTCGTCGGCTGGCTCTACGGCGGACATGATCGTTGGGCATCGGCCCGTACCGCGGCGATCACGGCGTTCCTGATGGCCGCGGTGACGGCGCTCGACCGGTACATGCAGGCATGGAACGTCTATGCGAACAGCTCGTCGGCGAACGGTCGTCCGATCGCGACGATCGGCTCGGTCACTCCTGGTCTCTCCGGTGATTTCTGGATCACCGGCATCGATCAGTTCACGCACCTGCTGCTGCCGACCCTCGCGCTCATGCTCGCGTCGCTGGCCGCATACAGCCGCTACGCTCGCGCGAGCATGCTCGACGTGATGAACCAGGACTACATCCGCACCGCGCGATCGAAGGGTCTGACCGAACGCACTGTCGTGGTCCGCCACGCGTTCCGCAACGCCCTTATCCCGATCGTCACGATCATCACTCTCGACTTCGGCGCCCTGATCGGTGGCGCCGTCGTGACCGAGACGGTGTTCAACTGGCAGGGAATGGGAGCACTGTTCCAGGGGGCGATCAACATCACCGATGTCAACGTGGTGATGGGCGTCTTCCTCGTGGTGGGCATCGCGACGATCGTGTTCAACGCGCTCGCCGACGTCGTCTACTCCTCCCTCGACCCACGAATCCGAGTTTCCGCATGA
- a CDS encoding ABC transporter permease, which translates to MTESESEETKALHEPPHARSDSTFPSGDDVERELDLPGVEHSENAIEMKEVEGLSQGRIIFRRFIRHKGAMISLVILVLVVILAFSSVGIDALGLHIHGWWKYTWAEINPIVNNTQPTLTLWPFSLGEHPFGQDEVGRDVFAEVMRGIQQTVMIIVVIGAVSTTIGAVLGAAAGYFGGWVDSLLMRFTDMVIIVPLILLAAIVGHYAVGAGSFVFALILGLLLWTSLARLVRGEVLALREREFVDAAKVAGASNSRIMFKHILPNAAGVIIVSATLTMAAAILLEAALSYLGLGVQQPDVSLGSLMGLYQNSFNTRPWLFWWTGSFIVVIALTINFIGDGLRDAFDPRQRRLLNRKARQAKSAAREKAARALA; encoded by the coding sequence ATGACCGAATCAGAATCAGAAGAAACCAAGGCCCTCCACGAGCCGCCGCACGCGCGCAGCGACTCGACCTTTCCCAGCGGCGACGACGTCGAGCGGGAACTCGACCTGCCCGGTGTCGAGCACTCCGAGAACGCGATCGAGATGAAGGAGGTCGAGGGGCTCAGCCAGGGACGGATCATCTTCCGTCGTTTCATCCGGCACAAGGGCGCCATGATCTCCTTGGTGATCTTGGTGCTCGTGGTCATCCTGGCCTTCAGCTCCGTGGGGATCGACGCACTCGGCCTGCACATCCACGGTTGGTGGAAGTACACGTGGGCGGAGATCAACCCGATCGTCAACAACACGCAGCCGACCCTCACGCTGTGGCCCTTCAGCCTCGGTGAGCATCCGTTCGGGCAGGACGAGGTCGGCCGCGACGTGTTCGCAGAGGTGATGCGCGGCATCCAGCAGACCGTCATGATCATCGTGGTGATCGGCGCGGTCTCGACCACGATCGGTGCCGTCCTCGGTGCCGCAGCCGGCTACTTCGGTGGTTGGGTCGACTCGCTGCTGATGCGCTTCACCGACATGGTGATCATCGTCCCGCTCATCCTGCTGGCCGCGATCGTCGGTCACTACGCGGTGGGGGCCGGATCCTTCGTGTTCGCGTTGATCCTCGGTCTGCTGCTCTGGACATCGCTCGCTCGACTCGTGCGCGGTGAGGTGCTCGCACTGCGCGAGCGCGAGTTCGTTGACGCGGCCAAAGTCGCGGGTGCATCGAATAGTCGCATCATGTTCAAGCACATCCTCCCGAACGCTGCGGGTGTGATCATCGTCTCCGCGACGCTGACGATGGCGGCTGCGATCTTGCTCGAGGCGGCCTTGAGCTACCTCGGACTCGGCGTCCAGCAGCCCGACGTGTCGCTGGGAAGCCTGATGGGCCTGTACCAGAACTCGTTCAACACGCGTCCGTGGCTGTTCTGGTGGACGGGCTCGTTCATCGTGGTCATCGCGCTGACGATCAACTTCATCGGTGACGGACTGCGCGATGCGTTCGACCCGCGTCAGCGGCGACTGCTCAACCGCAAGGCGCGCCAGGCGAAGTCAGCGGCGCGCGAGAAGGCCGCAAGGGCGCTCGCCTGA
- the gcvH gene encoding glycine cleavage system protein GcvH, whose translation MAVPTDRRYTAEHEWVMVDGDAATVGITEYAAEKLGDVVYVDLPQVGSDTAEGAVVGEIESTKSVGELFAPVTGEVLEVNDAVVDAPELVNSDPFGEGWLIKVRVADATRLEDLLDAAAYDALTGESA comes from the coding sequence ATGGCCGTCCCCACCGATCGCCGCTACACCGCCGAGCACGAATGGGTCATGGTCGACGGCGACGCAGCCACTGTCGGCATCACCGAGTACGCCGCCGAGAAGCTCGGCGACGTCGTCTACGTCGACCTCCCGCAGGTCGGCAGCGACACAGCGGAGGGCGCCGTCGTCGGTGAGATCGAGTCGACGAAGTCCGTCGGCGAGCTCTTCGCCCCTGTCACGGGCGAGGTCCTCGAGGTCAACGATGCTGTCGTCGACGCGCCGGAGCTCGTCAACTCGGATCCGTTCGGTGAAGGGTGGCTCATCAAGGTGCGCGTCGCAGACGCAACACGCCTGGAAGATCTCCTGGATGCCGCCGCCTACGACGCACTGACCGGGGAGAGCGCGTGA
- a CDS encoding CPBP family intramembrane glutamic endopeptidase, giving the protein MAEGAARTAEPRASFPLETVVPRGQRTKLWWEVAIVLGLSLGQSAVYSILTIVQRLAAPTPLKDQSAEVNQSQSPTPWLDFTYQALDIVFALMAVALVIYLLWRPQQTGFRRIGLDWSRPWRDLGSGALLFAVIGVPGLGFYALSRVFGITVSVGTWPDPSYWWTAGMLLLSAVRAALQEEVIMIGYLFARLKQLGWNSWWVIIASALVRGSYHLYQGIGPFFGNAVMGVVFGWCYRRWGRTAPLVVAHSLLDIVSFIGYPIAVALWPGVFGQTKS; this is encoded by the coding sequence ATGGCAGAGGGGGCGGCGCGGACCGCAGAACCACGGGCATCCTTCCCTCTCGAGACAGTCGTCCCACGCGGGCAGCGCACCAAGCTGTGGTGGGAAGTCGCGATCGTGCTCGGCTTGTCGCTCGGGCAGTCGGCCGTGTACTCGATCCTCACGATCGTGCAGCGCCTTGCAGCGCCGACCCCGCTGAAGGACCAGAGCGCAGAGGTCAACCAGTCGCAATCGCCGACGCCGTGGCTGGACTTCACATACCAGGCGCTCGACATCGTCTTCGCCTTGATGGCCGTGGCCCTCGTCATCTACCTACTCTGGCGCCCTCAGCAGACGGGGTTCAGACGCATCGGACTCGACTGGTCGCGGCCATGGCGCGACCTGGGTTCCGGAGCGCTGCTGTTCGCCGTCATCGGCGTGCCGGGGCTCGGGTTCTACGCCTTGAGCCGGGTGTTCGGCATCACCGTCTCGGTCGGTACGTGGCCGGATCCGTCCTACTGGTGGACGGCAGGGATGCTCCTGCTCAGCGCCGTGCGCGCCGCGCTGCAAGAAGAGGTCATCATGATCGGCTACCTCTTCGCGCGTCTCAAGCAGCTGGGCTGGAATTCGTGGTGGGTGATCATCGCCTCCGCGCTCGTGCGCGGCAGCTATCACCTCTATCAGGGCATCGGACCGTTCTTCGGCAACGCCGTCATGGGAGTCGTCTTCGGCTGGTGCTACCGCCGGTGGGGACGGACTGCACCGCTCGTCGTCGCGCACAGCTTGCTCGACATCGTGTCGTTCATCGGGTACCCGATCGCCGTCGCGCTGTGGCCCGGTGTCTTCGGTCAGACGAAGTCCTGA
- a CDS encoding NUDIX domain-containing protein, translated as MTDATTDFEPAPEPLPDSGRDGAAQRAGALQLAVSTVIFALRTDDRFGAQGAMPTLWLPLVRRIREPFEGRWALPGGPLQTTEGLADAARRTLGDTTGLAPRYLEQLYAFGDVDRTASGEPGAARVVSIVYWALVGSDEAARATVGQNVRWFPADELPGLAFDHNLIVDYALWRLRNKMEYSRIAHALLGETFTLAQLREVHEAVRGKRLDPANFRRAMESSDALVDTGERLTGTPHRPPKLYRYDTSVGLVDTGPLPHP; from the coding sequence ATGACAGACGCGACAACGGACTTCGAACCGGCACCCGAGCCCCTCCCGGACTCGGGGCGCGACGGCGCGGCGCAGCGCGCCGGAGCGCTTCAGCTCGCCGTGTCGACCGTCATCTTCGCGCTGCGGACCGACGACAGGTTCGGCGCGCAGGGCGCCATGCCCACGCTGTGGCTGCCGCTCGTGCGGCGCATCCGCGAACCGTTCGAAGGACGCTGGGCGCTTCCCGGCGGTCCGCTGCAGACGACAGAGGGCCTCGCGGATGCCGCACGTCGCACGCTCGGCGACACGACAGGACTCGCGCCCCGTTACCTCGAGCAGCTGTACGCCTTCGGCGACGTCGACCGCACCGCGTCGGGTGAGCCGGGGGCGGCCAGGGTGGTCTCGATCGTGTACTGGGCGCTCGTCGGATCCGACGAAGCGGCACGGGCGACAGTCGGGCAGAACGTGCGATGGTTTCCGGCCGACGAACTCCCGGGCCTCGCATTCGACCACAACCTCATCGTCGACTACGCGCTCTGGCGGCTCCGCAACAAGATGGAGTACTCCCGAATCGCGCACGCCCTGCTCGGCGAGACGTTCACCCTCGCCCAGTTGCGCGAGGTCCACGAGGCGGTGCGCGGCAAACGGCTCGATCCGGCGAACTTCCGGCGAGCGATGGAATCCTCCGACGCCCTTGTCGACACCGGTGAGCGCCTCACCGGCACCCCGCACAGGCCGCCGAAGCTCTACCGCTACGACACGTCCGTCGGACTCGTCGACACCGGGCCACTCCCCCATCCGTGA
- a CDS encoding ABC transporter family substrate-binding protein, with translation MKLRRAVVALAAVAAAGVVLAGCSAPKQSELSEKTSLSIAQNSAVTTLNNLISNQYSTYNSNIAYLTGGGFGFNYYDATPKLVKNTKFGTYEKTSSSPLTIKYTLSDNAKWSDGDPVNAADILLQWASSISKYNNAKSGANFNNVNAGTGLDNIEKVPTVKDSKTVITTFAKPYVDWEVSLLTPTLPAHIVYQEAYPDKKISNADADKAVIKAIQDNDTATITALAKAWSTKWNVTSMPSDKKLLVSDGPYQVSSFVKNQYITLTRNPDYTAGPIPKIDTLTVRFIPDQTAQVQALQNGEVDIISGQATTDTVEALDKLTGVKVTNTSESSYEHVDLTMDNGGPFDPKTYGGDATKALEVREAFLKTIPRQEIVDKLIKPLNPNAKLDDSQFFLPGAAGYDESVANNGASAYDKVDIQGAKDLLAKAGVSNLTVKFAYPNDNPRRTSEFALIRDSAAQAGITVADAGSPGEDFFTNLGNGSYDASIFAWQFTSLAYTGNQAAFQTGGQSNYQGYSNTASDALWKKLETSTGTEADNNKILAEIDKNAWADAPGVTIFQFPDVTAWSDKVANVKDNPINVTVFWNYFEWTSEHSSKSTPSK, from the coding sequence GTGAAACTCAGACGAGCAGTCGTCGCCTTGGCAGCAGTGGCTGCCGCCGGCGTCGTCCTCGCGGGGTGCTCTGCACCCAAGCAGAGTGAACTCAGTGAGAAGACATCGCTGTCGATCGCTCAGAACTCGGCCGTGACGACTCTGAACAATCTCATCTCGAATCAGTACAGCACCTACAACTCGAACATCGCCTACCTCACCGGTGGCGGTTTCGGCTTCAACTACTACGACGCCACGCCCAAGCTGGTGAAGAACACCAAGTTCGGCACCTACGAGAAGACGTCGAGCAGCCCGCTGACCATCAAGTACACGCTGAGCGACAACGCCAAGTGGAGCGACGGCGACCCGGTGAACGCGGCCGACATCCTGCTGCAGTGGGCCTCGAGCATCAGCAAGTACAACAACGCCAAGAGCGGCGCGAACTTCAACAATGTCAACGCCGGTACCGGCCTCGACAACATCGAGAAGGTCCCGACCGTCAAGGACTCGAAGACGGTCATCACGACCTTCGCGAAGCCCTATGTCGACTGGGAGGTCTCCCTCCTGACCCCGACGCTTCCGGCGCACATCGTGTACCAGGAGGCGTACCCGGACAAGAAGATCTCGAACGCTGACGCCGACAAGGCCGTCATCAAGGCGATCCAGGACAACGACACCGCCACGATCACGGCGCTCGCCAAGGCGTGGAGCACCAAGTGGAACGTCACGAGCATGCCGAGCGACAAGAAGCTGCTCGTCAGCGACGGCCCCTACCAGGTGTCCTCGTTCGTGAAGAACCAGTACATCACCCTGACGCGCAACCCCGACTACACCGCGGGCCCGATCCCGAAGATCGACACCCTCACGGTGCGCTTCATCCCGGACCAGACCGCGCAGGTTCAGGCGCTCCAGAATGGCGAGGTCGACATCATCTCCGGCCAGGCCACCACTGACACCGTCGAGGCGCTGGACAAGCTGACCGGCGTCAAGGTGACCAACACCTCGGAGTCCAGCTACGAGCACGTCGACCTGACGATGGACAACGGTGGCCCGTTCGACCCGAAGACCTACGGCGGAGACGCCACGAAGGCCCTCGAGGTTCGCGAGGCCTTCCTGAAGACCATCCCGCGTCAGGAGATCGTCGACAAGCTGATCAAGCCGCTCAACCCGAACGCCAAGCTCGACGACTCGCAGTTCTTCCTGCCGGGTGCCGCTGGCTATGACGAGTCGGTCGCGAACAACGGCGCGAGCGCGTACGACAAGGTCGACATCCAGGGTGCCAAGGACCTGCTGGCCAAGGCCGGCGTCTCCAACCTGACGGTCAAGTTCGCCTACCCGAACGACAACCCGCGTCGTACCAGCGAGTTCGCCCTGATCCGCGACTCGGCTGCTCAGGCCGGCATCACGGTCGCAGACGCAGGCAGCCCCGGTGAGGACTTCTTCACCAACCTGGGCAACGGCTCCTACGACGCGTCGATCTTCGCGTGGCAGTTCACCAGCCTTGCCTACACGGGCAACCAGGCCGCATTCCAGACCGGTGGACAGTCCAACTACCAGGGCTACTCCAACACGGCTTCCGATGCACTGTGGAAGAAGCTCGAGACGAGCACTGGCACTGAGGCTGACAACAACAAGATCCTCGCCGAGATCGACAAGAACGCCTGGGCCGATGCTCCTGGCGTGACGATCTTCCAGTTCCCGGATGTCACCGCGTGGTCCGACAAGGTCGCCAACGTGAAGGACAACCCGATCAACGTGACGGTGTTCTGGAACTACTTCGAATGGACCTCGGAGCACTCCTCCAAGTCCACGCCCTCGAAGTAA
- the gcvT gene encoding glycine cleavage system aminomethyltransferase GcvT — MAQVPSSSGTTERPTPPENTERLSPLNDAHVAAGASFTDFAGWQMPVRYSSDLAEHHAVRTAAGLFDLSHMGEIVVIGPQAADALDHALAGRLSALEQGQAKYSLLLDESGGILDDLVVYRTGADRYLVVANAANRQTVADALVQRATSFQADVYDESDDIALIAIQGPRALEILQNVEELGLEAGADLPEDREDPDIDNALAALKYYRSLSGTFQDHPVLIARTGYTGEDGFELYVAPDNARALWDALLETGAGAGLVPAGLASRDTLRLEAGMPLYGHELSTRTLPSQAGLGRVVALAKPDDFVGREAIEQGVPSDARVLVGLMGDGKRAARAGYQVYARASDEAAVGEITSGALSPTLAHPIALAYVDPALAATGTELDVDVRGTRIPFSVTELPFYSRKKN; from the coding sequence ATGGCCCAGGTTCCGTCGTCGTCCGGCACCACCGAGCGACCAACGCCGCCCGAGAACACGGAGCGGCTCTCGCCGCTCAACGACGCCCATGTCGCTGCGGGCGCGAGTTTCACGGACTTCGCCGGCTGGCAGATGCCGGTCCGCTACTCGAGCGACCTCGCCGAGCACCACGCCGTGCGCACCGCAGCCGGCCTGTTCGACCTGTCGCACATGGGCGAGATCGTCGTCATCGGCCCGCAGGCGGCCGATGCGCTCGACCATGCGCTCGCAGGCAGGCTCTCCGCTCTCGAGCAGGGACAGGCGAAGTACTCGCTCCTGCTCGACGAATCCGGCGGCATCCTCGACGACCTCGTCGTGTACCGCACGGGCGCCGACCGGTACCTGGTGGTGGCGAACGCGGCCAACCGTCAAACGGTGGCCGACGCGCTCGTGCAGCGAGCGACATCGTTCCAGGCGGACGTCTACGACGAGTCGGACGACATCGCTCTGATCGCGATCCAGGGTCCACGCGCGCTGGAGATCCTGCAGAACGTCGAGGAGCTCGGCCTCGAAGCGGGCGCCGACCTGCCGGAGGACCGCGAGGATCCCGACATCGACAACGCGCTCGCCGCACTGAAGTACTACCGATCGCTCTCCGGAACGTTCCAGGACCACCCCGTGCTCATCGCGCGAACCGGCTACACGGGCGAGGACGGCTTCGAGCTCTACGTCGCGCCCGACAACGCTCGCGCGCTGTGGGATGCGCTGCTGGAGACGGGAGCCGGAGCAGGCCTCGTGCCTGCGGGGCTCGCCAGCCGGGACACCCTCCGCCTCGAGGCGGGAATGCCCCTCTACGGCCACGAGCTCTCGACCCGCACGCTGCCCTCGCAGGCTGGGCTGGGTCGCGTCGTCGCGCTCGCCAAGCCCGACGACTTCGTGGGCCGCGAGGCCATCGAGCAAGGTGTCCCATCGGATGCCCGTGTGCTCGTCGGCCTCATGGGCGACGGCAAGCGGGCCGCCCGCGCCGGCTACCAGGTGTACGCAAGGGCCAGTGACGAGGCCGCCGTCGGCGAGATCACCTCCGGCGCGTTGTCACCCACGCTCGCGCATCCGATCGCCCTCGCCTACGTCGACCCGGCGCTGGCCGCGACCGGCACCGAACTCGACGTGGATGTGCGCGGCACGCGCATCCCGTTCAGCGTCACAGAACTGCCCTTCTATTCGAGAAAGAAGAACTGA